One Syntrophaceae bacterium DNA window includes the following coding sequences:
- the lptG gene encoding LPS export ABC transporter permease LptG, producing the protein MTILDRYITREFLRLFGVIVLSLLLLALMVDFFGKIRYFMSNHASIGLVAAHFFYMIPMIVAQTIPAAVLMATLMTFGTMSRHSEITAIKAGGVSLYRLARPVILLSVVIGVAAFFISEWIMPYTNTRAETIRLIEVQKKQDMPAFKQNQIWYRGKDGVYNFKFFEPRTNTLRGISIYYLTPDFRLSRRIDAEKAEWKDGAWVFTKLLITRFDQGGFPALEWVPRRIVKIPEKPEDFKIVQKDTEQMGFFELRDYVRKLRSEGYDATRYAVDMHGKVAFSLVTVILVFIGISFSLREERGGGVSRSIGAAIVIGFSYWLVHAFSLSLGRAGTLPPLLAAWLANILFLAVAAFMYSRIRT; encoded by the coding sequence ATGACGATCCTGGACCGCTATATAACAAGGGAGTTTCTCCGGCTCTTCGGCGTGATCGTCCTGTCGCTCCTGCTGCTCGCACTGATGGTGGACTTCTTCGGGAAGATCCGCTACTTCATGAGCAACCATGCGTCGATCGGCCTGGTGGCGGCCCATTTCTTCTACATGATCCCCATGATCGTCGCCCAGACCATCCCGGCGGCGGTCCTCATGGCCACGCTCATGACCTTCGGCACCATGTCCCGCCACAGCGAGATCACGGCGATCAAGGCCGGCGGCGTCAGCCTCTACCGGCTCGCCCGTCCCGTGATCCTTCTATCGGTCGTCATCGGCGTCGCGGCTTTCTTCATCAGCGAATGGATCATGCCCTACACGAACACCCGGGCGGAGACGATCCGGCTGATCGAAGTCCAGAAGAAGCAGGACATGCCGGCCTTCAAGCAGAACCAGATCTGGTACCGCGGCAAGGACGGGGTCTACAATTTCAAGTTCTTCGAGCCCCGGACAAACACCCTGCGGGGAATTTCCATCTACTACCTGACGCCGGATTTCCGCCTCTCCCGGCGGATCGATGCGGAAAAGGCCGAATGGAAAGACGGGGCATGGGTCTTCACGAAACTCCTCATCACCCGTTTCGACCAGGGGGGCTTCCCCGCCCTGGAGTGGGTCCCCCGGAGGATCGTGAAGATTCCGGAAAAGCCGGAAGACTTCAAGATCGTTCAGAAGGACACCGAGCAGATGGGGTTCTTCGAGTTGAGGGACTATGTCCGGAAGCTGCGCTCGGAAGGATACGACGCCACCCGCTATGCCGTGGACATGCACGGAAAGGTGGCGTTCTCACTGGTGACGGTGATCCTGGTGTTCATCGGGATTTCGTTCTCGCTCAGGGAGGAGCGCGGTGGGGGCGTCAGCCGCAGCATCGGCGCGGCCATCGTGATCGGCTTCTCCTACTGGCTCGTCCATGCTTTCAGCCTGTCCCTGGGGCGGGCCGGCACCCTGCCGCCGCTCCTTGCAGCCTGGCTCGCCAACATCCTCTTCCTCGCCGTCGCCGCGTTCATGTACTCCCGGATCCGGACCTGA
- a CDS encoding ACT domain-containing protein, with protein sequence MKITQLSVFLENRAGTLAELTTFLGDSGINIRALSIAESRDFGVLRMIVPDPAAAADLLRSRGYRFQEVEVLAVKVADRPGGLALALAALAAEGLNVDYLYTFLDKLKNSAVIIFRADNPDFAESVLTGQGFELLGPEDFRRV encoded by the coding sequence ATGAAGATTACCCAGCTCTCCGTTTTTCTCGAGAACCGGGCCGGCACCCTGGCGGAGCTGACCACATTCCTGGGCGACAGCGGGATCAACATCCGGGCCCTCAGCATCGCCGAGTCCCGGGACTTCGGTGTGCTGCGCATGATCGTTCCCGACCCGGCGGCGGCGGCCGATCTGCTCCGCAGCCGGGGGTACCGTTTCCAGGAAGTCGAAGTCCTGGCCGTCAAGGTCGCCGACCGGCCCGGCGGGCTTGCCCTGGCCCTCGCGGCCCTCGCGGCCGAGGGGCTGAACGTGGACTACCTCTACACGTTCCTCGACAAGCTCAAGAACAGTGCCGTCATCATTTTCCGGGCGGACAACCCGGATTTTGCCGAGTCGGTTCTCACCGGACAGGGCTTCGAGCTCCTGGGGCCGGAGGATTTTCGCAGGGTCTGA
- a CDS encoding bifunctional enoyl-CoA hydratase/phosphate acetyltransferase — protein sequence MIRNFRMMVRRAAALGPKTVAVIAPQESSSVEAIEEARRKGLARGVLIGHRALIEQMLRQAGADPAGHEIIDERDMDRAADRGAEMAAAGEVDILLKGGISTNRLLQAVLKGPRTLRTGRLMSDVALFEDRREGVRKIMMLSDGGVNVAPDLKEKIQIIRNAVAVAHALGIPVPRVAILSGVEKVQPEVRSTVDALALAKICSYGEVPGCVVDGPFALDNAISPEAAKIKKVESPVAGEADILIMPDLEAGNIFGKSLVYYAGRDLAHVIVGARVPILISSRSDPPAARLASIALGVLMVEEARKREEEAKP from the coding sequence GTGATCCGGAATTTCAGGATGATGGTCCGAAGGGCCGCCGCGTTGGGACCGAAGACGGTGGCCGTCATTGCGCCCCAGGAGAGCTCCTCCGTGGAGGCGATCGAGGAGGCCCGACGGAAGGGATTGGCCCGGGGGGTTCTCATCGGGCACCGCGCCCTGATCGAGCAGATGCTCCGGCAGGCCGGCGCCGACCCTGCGGGGCACGAGATCATCGACGAGCGGGACATGGACCGCGCCGCCGACCGGGGCGCCGAAATGGCGGCGGCGGGAGAGGTGGACATCCTGCTGAAGGGCGGGATCTCGACGAACCGTCTCCTCCAGGCGGTCCTGAAGGGGCCCCGGACCCTCCGGACGGGCCGGCTCATGAGCGACGTCGCCCTCTTCGAGGACCGGCGGGAAGGCGTCCGGAAGATCATGATGCTGTCCGACGGCGGCGTCAATGTGGCGCCGGACCTGAAAGAAAAGATCCAGATCATCCGGAACGCCGTCGCCGTCGCCCATGCCCTGGGCATCCCGGTCCCCCGGGTGGCGATCCTCTCGGGGGTGGAGAAGGTACAGCCGGAGGTGCGGTCCACCGTGGACGCCCTGGCCCTGGCGAAGATATGCTCCTACGGGGAAGTACCGGGCTGCGTCGTCGACGGACCGTTCGCCCTGGACAATGCCATTTCGCCCGAGGCGGCGAAAATCAAGAAGGTGGAGTCCCCTGTTGCGGGCGAGGCGGATATCCTCATCATGCCGGACCTGGAGGCGGGAAACATCTTCGGCAAGTCCCTCGTTTACTATGCGGGCAGGGACCTTGCCCATGTAATTGTCGGCGCCCGGGTGCCCATCCTGATCAGCTCCCGGTCGGACCCGCCGGCGGCGCGGCTGGCCTCGATCGCTCTGGGCGTGCTGATGGTGGAAGAGGCCCGGAAACGGGAGGAGGAGGCGAAGCCATGA
- a CDS encoding acetate--CoA ligase family protein produces the protein MSENPLHALMSPKSVAIAGAGNNLMKMGTMQALSALHDGFQGPIYPIHPRDKVVFGLPAYSSPLELPEAPDLGMIVAPVGEVPKLMEGFGQRGTKRVIVCTAGFREVGAEGKVLEQQVNDIAAKYGMRFLGPNCMGILNSEIHLNLTVMHLDDRPGLLGLASQSGTYVTQTLYFLRRQGIRLSKAISSGNEANIGIIDALEYFGEDDQTRAVILYIEAIRDGRRFVETARKVTRHKPVFAQYVGGSAAGARAGLSHTGAMAGPDFLYEGIFRQAGIVRVQTIEDLYAHGWAAATQPPLRGRRIGVVTHSGGPGTAMSHTCDQGGLDVVPFSEAVQQQIRPLIPPHAASGNPVDMTFNLDTEYMTVRIPEIILGSGEVDGLLIHGPMMTGWMKEVFPHFKPLLKEMTLDQFLGGVVHDLSPAMALPKKFGKPVIVCSFLDREDNFAAAYQDNDIPVFNAPEKAARAMISLYRCFQAQSRKAGNPPAAPEKSAEADRIINEAVKAGQKALDEHAAKRILALYGIPVPREILARTAGEAAAAAETIGGAVALKACSWEIMHKSGKGLIALNLKKQADVRKAFTGIRKAAGRRVPVLVQEMIPGGRELVVGMTRFPGFDPCILFGLGGVYTEIFRDNTLRLAPLSDAEAEEMLDDIRGKDLLGAFRGQPEADREALVQVIQRLGWISVLHPQIAEIDLNPVILDGPWPVAADALFVLKD, from the coding sequence ATGTCCGAAAATCCGCTTCATGCCCTGATGAGTCCCAAGTCCGTAGCCATCGCCGGTGCCGGCAACAACCTCATGAAGATGGGGACCATGCAGGCCCTGAGTGCCCTTCACGACGGCTTTCAGGGGCCGATCTACCCGATCCATCCCCGGGACAAGGTCGTCTTCGGCCTGCCCGCCTATTCCTCACCCCTCGAACTCCCCGAGGCCCCCGACCTGGGAATGATCGTCGCCCCTGTCGGCGAGGTCCCCAAGCTCATGGAGGGTTTCGGCCAGCGGGGGACGAAGCGGGTCATCGTCTGCACGGCGGGCTTCCGCGAGGTGGGGGCCGAAGGGAAGGTCCTGGAACAGCAGGTCAACGACATCGCCGCAAAATACGGGATGCGGTTCCTGGGTCCGAACTGCATGGGGATTCTGAACTCGGAGATCCACCTGAACCTGACGGTCATGCACCTCGACGACCGTCCGGGTCTCCTGGGGCTCGCTTCCCAGAGCGGGACCTACGTGACCCAGACGCTCTATTTCCTGCGCCGGCAGGGCATCCGCCTCAGCAAGGCCATCAGCTCCGGAAACGAGGCCAACATCGGAATCATCGACGCCCTCGAGTATTTCGGCGAGGACGATCAGACCCGAGCTGTAATCCTTTACATCGAGGCCATCCGCGACGGGCGCCGCTTCGTCGAGACGGCCCGGAAGGTCACGCGGCACAAACCCGTCTTCGCCCAGTATGTCGGCGGATCCGCGGCGGGTGCCCGGGCTGGGCTCAGCCACACGGGCGCCATGGCGGGACCGGACTTCCTCTACGAGGGAATCTTCAGGCAGGCGGGCATTGTCCGCGTTCAGACGATCGAGGACCTCTACGCCCACGGCTGGGCCGCCGCCACCCAACCGCCGCTCAGGGGACGACGGATCGGCGTCGTGACCCACTCGGGCGGGCCCGGAACGGCCATGTCTCACACCTGCGACCAGGGCGGACTGGACGTCGTCCCCTTCTCGGAGGCCGTCCAGCAGCAGATCCGGCCGCTCATTCCGCCCCACGCCGCCAGCGGCAACCCCGTCGACATGACCTTCAACCTGGACACGGAGTACATGACCGTGCGGATCCCCGAGATCATCCTGGGCAGCGGCGAGGTGGACGGCCTGTTGATCCACGGTCCCATGATGACCGGCTGGATGAAGGAAGTCTTCCCGCACTTCAAGCCCCTGCTGAAGGAGATGACGCTCGATCAGTTCCTCGGAGGCGTCGTCCACGATCTCTCTCCGGCGATGGCTCTGCCGAAAAAGTTCGGCAAGCCCGTGATCGTCTGCTCCTTCCTCGACCGGGAGGACAACTTCGCCGCCGCGTACCAGGACAACGACATTCCCGTCTTCAACGCCCCGGAGAAGGCGGCCCGGGCCATGATCAGCCTGTACCGCTGCTTCCAGGCGCAGAGCCGGAAAGCGGGGAATCCCCCGGCCGCCCCGGAGAAGTCCGCCGAGGCGGACCGGATCATCAACGAGGCGGTCAAGGCGGGACAGAAGGCCCTGGACGAGCACGCGGCGAAGCGCATTCTCGCCCTGTACGGCATCCCGGTTCCCCGGGAGATTCTCGCCCGGACCGCCGGCGAGGCGGCGGCGGCCGCGGAAACCATCGGCGGCGCCGTGGCGCTGAAGGCCTGCTCCTGGGAGATCATGCACAAGTCCGGCAAGGGGCTCATCGCCCTCAACCTGAAGAAGCAGGCCGATGTCCGCAAGGCCTTCACCGGCATCCGCAAGGCGGCGGGGCGGCGCGTCCCCGTTCTCGTCCAGGAGATGATACCCGGCGGACGGGAGCTGGTCGTCGGCATGACCCGCTTTCCCGGCTTCGACCCCTGCATCCTCTTCGGCCTGGGCGGCGTCTATACGGAGATCTTCCGGGACAACACTCTGCGTCTCGCGCCGCTTTCCGACGCCGAGGCGGAGGAGATGCTCGACGACATCCGGGGCAAGGATCTCCTCGGCGCGTTCCGGGGCCAGCCGGAGGCCGACCGGGAGGCCCTGGTGCAGGTCATCCAGCGCCTCGGCTGGATTTCCGTGCTGCATCCGCAGATCGCCGAGATCGACCTCAACCCGGTGATCCTCGACGGTCCCTGGCCTGTCGCAGCAGATGCCCTGTTTGTACTGAAGGATTGA
- a CDS encoding PAS domain S-box protein produces MNRKDDQPGKTSSLRRRERARPKKQRAEDKSSLPAGRSGKTADGPERIIHELEARQSELTRQNEELRQIWAETEAALARYADLFEFAPVGYFTLNPDGRIVEANLMGARMLQVNRSSLLNQPFSRYVAHESKGLIRSYVQDVIQSREKRICELQARRSDGSTFFVSAESMGVWDQKDRLLKFLIVIVDISERKRMEEELRRSEKRYRHIVEDHASFICRHRGDGTITFVNEAICELMGKAKEEIQGSSLYDYIPIEDHPVVREAIASLSKECPDSRQLHRVALPNGRIVWHEWISRMVFNPRGQFVEYQAAGRDITEIQKAQEALREAKENLERRVRQRTKALAKVNEDLVKREQELEEESRRLQDANTALKILLHHREEDRRNLEESVLTNVRKLVLPHLETLLRSRLSPVQSNLVNIIETNLKDLVSPFLRTLMGHYANLTPREIDVVHLAREGKTAKEIAEILNSSVRSIEFHKANIRTKLGLKNRKVNLRSHLLSLKP; encoded by the coding sequence ATGAACAGAAAGGATGATCAGCCCGGGAAAACGTCCTCTCTCCGCCGCCGGGAGCGAGCCCGGCCGAAGAAGCAAAGAGCGGAGGACAAGTCCTCCCTGCCGGCCGGAAGGAGCGGCAAGACCGCAGACGGCCCTGAACGGATCATCCATGAACTCGAGGCCCGCCAGTCGGAACTGACGAGACAAAACGAGGAACTCCGGCAGATATGGGCGGAAACCGAAGCCGCCCTGGCGAGATATGCCGATCTCTTCGAATTTGCCCCGGTCGGGTACTTCACCCTGAATCCCGACGGTCGGATCGTGGAGGCAAACCTGATGGGAGCACGGATGCTCCAGGTGAATCGATCCTCCCTCCTGAATCAGCCCTTCAGCCGTTATGTGGCGCACGAATCCAAAGGCCTGATCCGATCGTACGTGCAGGACGTCATTCAGAGCCGCGAGAAGCGGATCTGCGAGCTGCAGGCTCGCCGCAGCGACGGCTCCACTTTCTTTGTGTCCGCGGAAAGCATGGGCGTCTGGGACCAGAAAGACCGGCTGCTGAAATTCCTGATCGTCATCGTCGACATCAGCGAACGGAAACGGATGGAGGAGGAGCTTCGCCGGAGCGAAAAACGCTATCGCCACATCGTAGAGGATCACGCGTCATTCATCTGCCGTCACAGGGGCGACGGAACGATCACCTTTGTGAACGAAGCCATCTGTGAACTTATGGGAAAGGCAAAAGAGGAGATCCAGGGCTCCAGCCTTTACGATTACATCCCGATAGAGGACCATCCGGTCGTCCGGGAGGCCATTGCCTCCCTGTCCAAAGAGTGCCCCGACTCAAGACAGCTGCACCGCGTCGCCCTGCCGAACGGCCGGATCGTCTGGCACGAGTGGATCAGCAGGATGGTCTTCAACCCACGGGGTCAATTTGTCGAGTATCAGGCGGCGGGCCGCGACATCACGGAAATCCAGAAGGCGCAGGAAGCCCTCCGCGAGGCAAAGGAGAACCTGGAGCGGCGCGTCCGGCAGCGCACAAAGGCACTGGCGAAGGTCAATGAAGATCTCGTAAAGCGCGAGCAGGAGCTGGAAGAGGAGTCCCGGCGGCTGCAGGATGCGAACACGGCCCTGAAAATCCTCCTCCATCACCGGGAGGAGGACCGGCGGAACCTGGAGGAGAGCGTCCTCACCAACGTCCGGAAGCTCGTCCTGCCGCATCTGGAAACGCTGTTGCGGAGCCGCCTGTCGCCGGTTCAGTCGAATCTGGTCAACATCATCGAAACGAACCTGAAGGATCTCGTTTCCCCTTTTTTGAGGACGTTGATGGGGCATTATGCAAATCTGACCCCCAGGGAAATCGACGTGGTCCACCTGGCGCGAGAGGGAAAGACGGCCAAGGAAATCGCGGAGATCCTGAACAGTTCTGTTCGATCCATCGAGTTCCACAAGGCCAACATCCGGACCAAGCTGGGATTGAAAAACAGAAAGGTCAACCTCCGCAGCCACTTGCTTTCGCTGAAACCCTGA
- a CDS encoding SAP domain-containing protein, with the protein MKMQMIWTIARKWDIPFRVGVTKTDLVREIQKREGFGPCFGTKETCGEELCLWRDDCLPRK; encoded by the coding sequence ATGAAGATGCAGATGATATGGACCATCGCAAGGAAATGGGACATCCCGTTCCGGGTCGGTGTCACGAAGACGGACCTGGTCCGGGAGATCCAGAAGCGGGAGGGTTTCGGTCCCTGTTTCGGAACGAAAGAGACTTGCGGGGAAGAGCTTTGCCTCTGGCGGGATGACTGCCTGCCCCGCAAATAA
- a CDS encoding glycosyltransferase — protein sequence MTGFREKTAVLLIAPETGRLPDEMGPLARYVSGKSGGMGEVITALCEGLTRRGVECHLATLNLKKRFQRECALDEDSWQQVRHSVDPDRIHLISSSIFAHLPGAYAGNPLHTAAEFQRQIVNSVIKDVRARNRGRLIVHSHDWMAGGVITAYARFRGIPVLHTIHNVHTGKLPLEMLAGVEMDRLVPYLYFLNENGSCIIDCQATAVKNAWLVSFVGHRFLREVVDDHFMDQSIVTPSLRREIKEKYRHGSALTILNAPSPRIYPETCEHLPRRFGPDDDVLAAKRECLVEFQKRTGLTVHPEAILLYWPSRLDPVQKGVHLLEDIAHRFVIEHGDVQIAIIGEGVGHDRTHEEICGRIAWSSGGKIAYHRFDEPLSMLGFAAASDVFGASLFEPCGQIDQIGNLYGATATNRDTGGYHDKIRELALKADGAPEDSGNGFLFRDYDSGGLWYGLRRSVEFHRRPADVREPQIRRIMRETRKLHSLDRMIEDYIRIYERLIGGVPLAETTGST from the coding sequence ATGACAGGGTTCAGGGAGAAGACGGCCGTTTTGCTCATCGCACCGGAAACGGGCCGGCTGCCCGATGAAATGGGCCCCCTGGCCCGATATGTCTCGGGCAAGAGCGGCGGCATGGGCGAGGTCATCACCGCGCTGTGCGAAGGCCTGACCCGACGGGGGGTCGAGTGCCACCTGGCCACCCTGAACCTCAAGAAGCGCTTCCAGCGGGAATGCGCCCTGGACGAAGACTCCTGGCAGCAGGTCCGCCACAGCGTCGACCCCGACCGGATCCACCTGATCAGCTCCTCCATTTTCGCCCACCTCCCGGGCGCCTACGCCGGCAACCCCCTGCACACCGCCGCGGAATTCCAGCGGCAGATCGTGAACAGCGTCATCAAGGACGTGCGGGCCAGGAACAGGGGGCGGCTCATCGTCCACAGCCACGACTGGATGGCCGGGGGCGTGATCACCGCCTATGCCAGGTTCAGGGGAATCCCCGTCCTGCACACGATCCACAACGTCCACACGGGGAAACTCCCCCTGGAGATGCTCGCCGGGGTGGAGATGGACCGGCTGGTTCCCTATCTCTATTTCCTGAACGAAAACGGCTCCTGCATCATCGACTGCCAGGCCACTGCCGTCAAAAACGCCTGGCTGGTCAGCTTCGTGGGGCACCGCTTTCTCCGGGAGGTGGTGGACGATCACTTTATGGACCAGTCCATCGTGACGCCCAGCCTCCGCCGGGAAATCAAGGAGAAGTACCGCCACGGATCCGCCCTGACCATCCTCAATGCCCCTTCTCCCCGCATCTATCCGGAGACCTGCGAACACCTCCCCCGCCGGTTCGGTCCCGACGACGACGTTCTGGCGGCGAAGCGGGAGTGCCTCGTGGAGTTCCAGAAGCGGACGGGGCTGACCGTCCATCCGGAGGCGATCCTTCTCTACTGGCCGTCAAGGCTGGACCCGGTCCAGAAAGGCGTCCACCTCCTGGAGGACATTGCCCACCGGTTCGTCATCGAGCATGGCGACGTCCAGATCGCCATCATCGGGGAGGGCGTGGGCCACGACCGGACGCACGAGGAAATCTGCGGCCGGATCGCCTGGTCATCGGGAGGAAAGATCGCCTACCACCGCTTCGACGAGCCGCTCTCCATGCTCGGTTTTGCGGCGGCCAGCGACGTATTCGGGGCCTCCCTCTTCGAGCCCTGCGGCCAGATCGACCAGATCGGGAACCTGTACGGCGCAACGGCGACGAACCGCGACACGGGCGGTTATCACGACAAGATCCGTGAACTGGCCCTGAAAGCGGACGGGGCTCCTGAGGATTCCGGAAACGGCTTCCTTTTCCGGGATTACGACTCCGGCGGACTCTGGTACGGCCTGCGGCGGTCCGTGGAGTTCCACCGGCGGCCCGCCGACGTCCGGGAGCCCCAGATCAGGAGGATCATGAGGGAAACCAGGAAATTGCACAGTCTCGACCGGATGATCGAGGACTACATCCGTATCTACGAGCGCCTCATCGGCGGGGTTCCTCTGGCCGAGACGACGGGAAGTACGTAA
- a CDS encoding PAS domain S-box protein, with product MKKGNRSDPSERGRELPSRGRQVPGPAPEPPQREKAYTDWTEKDIPYLYENLRLHQVELEMRNEELRQSQAEMEELRKQYTDLYELAPVGYLTLDRRGTILRANRTAAHLLGMERSRLEGAHIRAFIAEADRTPFGIFLERVFADLEIQSFETRLQTPPHRTLNVHIEARRSGNDDEECLAVLTDITGQ from the coding sequence ATGAAAAAGGGGAACCGGTCCGATCCTTCAGAGAGGGGCAGGGAACTGCCTTCCCGGGGGAGGCAGGTTCCAGGCCCGGCGCCTGAACCGCCGCAGAGAGAAAAAGCTTACACCGACTGGACGGAGAAGGACATCCCCTATCTCTATGAGAATCTCCGTTTGCACCAGGTCGAACTGGAGATGCGGAACGAGGAGTTGCGGCAGTCGCAGGCCGAAATGGAGGAGTTGCGAAAACAGTACACCGACCTCTACGAGTTAGCCCCGGTCGGTTATCTTACCCTGGACCGGCGAGGAACGATCCTCCGGGCAAACCGGACGGCGGCACACCTGCTCGGAATGGAGCGGAGCCGGCTGGAGGGCGCGCACATTCGCGCGTTCATCGCGGAAGCCGACCGTACCCCCTTCGGCATCTTCCTGGAAAGGGTTTTTGCGGACCTGGAAATACAATCCTTCGAAACGAGGCTGCAAACGCCGCCCCACCGAACGCTGAACGTCCACATCGAGGCCAGGCGGTCCGGAAACGATGACGAGGAATGCCTCGCGGTGCTGACGGACATTACCGGACAGTAG
- a CDS encoding adenosylhomocysteinase → MKYQKIDPALPFKVADLSQADWGRKEMDLAENEMPGLMAVRKKYGPRKPLEGLKIMGSLHMTIQTAMLIETLKILGADLRWASCNIFSTQDHAAAAIAKAGSAAVFAWKGESLEDYWWCTEQALTWPDGSGPDLIVDDGGDATLFIHQGVMVEKDPSILDKPCDNKEFAIILDRLGRSLKKNRSRWQKIAAGIRGVSEETTTGVHRLYAMQKAGELLFPAINVNDSVTKSKFDNLYGCRESLADGIKRATDVMVAGKVVVVCGYGDVGKGSAQSMRGFGARVIVTEVDPICALQAAMEGYEVKTLEDVVGIGDVFVTATGCCNVITGRHMEKMKNEAIVCNIGHFDSEIEVRYLETTKGIRRETIKPQVDKWTLLSGRSILILAEGRLVNLGCATGHPSFVMSNSFTNQCLAQIALARRKLPVGVYTLPKKLDEEVARLHLGRLGVKLTKLTKEQASYLGVPVSGPFKPDHYRY, encoded by the coding sequence ATGAAATATCAGAAGATTGATCCGGCCCTTCCCTTCAAGGTGGCGGACCTGTCCCAGGCGGACTGGGGACGCAAGGAAATGGACCTGGCGGAGAACGAGATGCCCGGGCTGATGGCCGTCCGGAAGAAGTACGGTCCCCGGAAGCCCCTGGAGGGGCTGAAGATCATGGGCAGCCTGCACATGACCATCCAGACGGCCATGCTGATCGAAACTTTGAAAATCCTGGGCGCGGACCTGCGCTGGGCCTCCTGCAACATCTTCTCCACCCAGGACCACGCCGCGGCGGCCATCGCCAAGGCCGGCTCGGCGGCGGTCTTCGCCTGGAAGGGCGAGAGCCTGGAGGATTACTGGTGGTGCACGGAACAGGCCCTCACATGGCCGGATGGTTCGGGGCCCGACCTGATCGTGGACGACGGCGGCGACGCGACCCTCTTCATCCACCAGGGGGTGATGGTGGAAAAAGATCCTTCGATTCTCGATAAGCCTTGTGACAACAAGGAATTCGCCATCATTCTCGACCGCCTGGGCCGCAGTCTCAAGAAGAACCGGTCGCGCTGGCAGAAGATTGCTGCAGGCATCCGCGGCGTCTCCGAGGAGACCACCACGGGTGTCCACCGGCTTTACGCCATGCAGAAGGCGGGGGAACTGCTCTTTCCGGCCATCAACGTGAACGATTCCGTCACCAAGTCCAAGTTCGACAATCTATACGGCTGCCGCGAATCCCTGGCGGACGGCATCAAGCGGGCCACCGACGTGATGGTGGCGGGCAAGGTCGTGGTGGTCTGCGGCTACGGCGACGTGGGGAAGGGGTCCGCCCAGTCCATGCGGGGCTTCGGCGCACGGGTCATCGTCACCGAGGTCGATCCGATCTGCGCGCTTCAGGCCGCCATGGAAGGCTACGAAGTCAAGACGCTGGAAGACGTGGTCGGAATCGGCGACGTCTTCGTTACCGCCACGGGCTGCTGCAACGTCATCACCGGCCGGCACATGGAGAAGATGAAAAACGAGGCCATCGTCTGCAACATCGGCCACTTCGACAGCGAGATCGAGGTGCGGTACCTGGAGACGACGAAGGGGATCCGCCGGGAGACCATCAAGCCCCAGGTGGACAAGTGGACGCTCCTGTCGGGCCGCTCCATCCTCATTCTGGCGGAGGGGCGGCTGGTGAACCTGGGCTGCGCCACGGGCCATCCCAGCTTCGTCATGAGCAACAGCTTCACGAACCAGTGCCTCGCACAGATCGCCTTGGCCAGGCGAAAACTGCCCGTGGGGGTCTACACGCTGCCGAAGAAGCTCGACGAGGAGGTGGCCCGGCTGCACCTGGGGCGCCTCGGGGTGAAACTGACGAAGCTGACGAAGGAGCAGGCGAGCTACCTGGGGGTGCCGGTGAGCGGTCCCTTCAAGCCGGACCACTACCGATACTGA
- a CDS encoding DUF502 domain-containing protein — MLVKKKIQQVFLTGLAVVVPVGVTIYILVFLVRMMDGLLSVVPQRFHPDTLLGVHVPGLGIISTAVFVFLCGLVTRSYLGHRLVRTGERILQKIPFVRGVYRASKQVSDSLIKDKGHGYRKVVLVEFPRAGTYAIGFVTGHSMGELRERTGDTVSVFMPTAPNPTSGYILLVPERDLVPLEMTVEQAFTLIVSGGIVAPPDRGSAPAQSGER; from the coding sequence CTGCTCGTGAAGAAAAAAATCCAGCAGGTATTCCTGACGGGCCTGGCGGTGGTCGTACCCGTTGGAGTGACGATTTACATCCTCGTGTTCCTGGTGCGCATGATGGACGGCCTTCTCTCGGTCGTCCCCCAGCGCTTCCATCCGGACACGCTGCTGGGCGTCCACGTACCCGGGCTCGGGATCATCTCCACGGCCGTCTTCGTTTTCCTCTGCGGCCTTGTCACCCGGAGCTACCTGGGCCACCGGCTCGTCCGGACGGGAGAACGGATTCTCCAAAAGATTCCCTTTGTCCGCGGCGTCTATCGGGCGAGCAAACAGGTCTCCGACAGCCTGATCAAGGACAAGGGGCATGGGTACCGGAAAGTGGTCCTGGTGGAATTTCCCCGGGCCGGGACGTACGCGATCGGATTCGTCACGGGCCACTCCATGGGCGAACTCCGCGAGCGGACCGGGGATACCGTCAGCGTCTTCATGCCCACCGCGCCGAATCCAACCTCGGGCTACATCCTCCTCGTGCCGGAACGGGACCTCGTGCCGCTGGAGATGACGGTGGAACAGGCCTTTACACTGATCGTCTCGGGTGGTATTGTGGCGCCCCCGGACAGGGGAAGCGCTCCGGCGCAGTCGGGTGAACGTTGA